The following proteins are co-located in the Naumovozyma dairenensis CBS 421 chromosome 9, complete genome genome:
- the MPP10 gene encoding rRNA-processing protein MPP10 (similar to Saccharomyces cerevisiae MPP10 (YJR002W); ancestral locus Anc_5.221): protein MSQFIATLKTNPINLITGDASEPLGLVKNYLDSVIGEYRQSSNNKTDIDSITVDGLDAHQVWWQAKMVIDNIEGDLMNNIQELKEILESREDNHGSDSGPEEEESDDEQEKYIEEKQQEDDEEEEEEEPEEELEVAPHDITKEQESEKDGLEDKYSDAHAYSDDEPLIKEKESNDTESKNIGKVSGIDDDFFNLEDFNKQTLAQENEAEDEAEDEAEDDEDIDYFADMPSDEEEEAIYYDDFFDKPDHKNDKRSLNKRNDRNAEVTEELDESDYDSALDSAKLDLFEEDYAEDSDGAFEGMENDESKLSNFEKQQLEIQKQIQQLEEEAVAEKKWALKGEVKAQDRPDDALLTEDLEFERTAKPVPVITSEVTESLEEMIRRRIQEVKFDDLERKNLSSLQTRQPRPKFELSDVKSSKSLAELYENDYNGTSNETEISEELQKAHDEITELFTNLDYKLTALSSAHFIPKPAQKALEVRVETAAISMEDAQPLTMSSSSTLAPQEVYKVGKSTNENEIRLNNGTIMSRDELTREDKNRLRRAMKRKRSKRQASQPAAKKSKKDNVIETLSKAKNITVINQKGEKHDIKGNTQRSPRNQTSGNIKL, encoded by the coding sequence ATGTCTCAATTTATTGCCACTTTGAAAACTAATCCAATTAATCTGATCACGGGAGATGCTTCTGAACCATTAGGATTGgtgaagaattatttggATTCTGTCATTGGAGAGTACAGGCAATCATCTAACAATAAAACTGATATCGATAGTATTACAGTCGATGGCTTGGATGCCCACCAAGTTTGGTGGCAAGCAAAAATGGtcattgataatattgaaggTGATCTGATGAATAATATACAGGAATTAAAGGAAATCCTTGAATCTAGGGAAGATAACCATGGCTCTGATTCAGGACCTGAAGAAGAGGAATCTGACGAcgaacaagaaaaatatattgaagaaaaacaacaagaagatgacgaagaagaagaagaagaagaaccaGAGGAAGAACTTGAAGTCGCTCCTCATGATATTAccaaagaacaagaaagtGAGAAGGATGGTCTTGAAGATAAATATTCAGATGCACATGCTTATTCAGATGACGAACCATtaataaaggaaaaagaaagtaaCGATACTGAAAGTAAAAATATAGGTAAAGTATCAGGAATCGATGATGACTTTTTCAATCTTGAAGACTtcaacaaacaaacattAGCCCAAGAAAATGAAGCAGAAGATGAAGCAGAGGATGAAGCAgaggatgatgaagatatagATTATTTTGCCGATATGCCTTCcgatgaagaggaagaagcTATATATTACgatgatttctttgataaacCTGATCACAAGAACGACAAAAGATCGcttaataaaagaaatgataGAAATGCAGAAGTGACTGAAGAATTGGATGAGTCAGATTATGATTCTGCGTTAGACTCTGCCAAATTAGATTTATTCGAAGAGGATTACGCTGAAGACTCCGATGGTGCCTTTGAAGGTatggaaaatgatgaatccAAGTTATCgaattttgaaaaacagCAATTAGAAATTCAAAAGCAAATCCAACAATTAGAAGAGGAGGCTGTTGCTGAGAAGAAATGGGCTTTGAAAGGTGAAGTTAAAGCTCAAGATCGTCCTGACGATGCTCTTTTAACCGAAGACcttgaatttgaaagaacaGCGAAACCTGTTCCAGTCATAACATCAGAAGTAACAGAATCACTGGAAGAAATGatcagaagaagaattcaaGAAGtaaaatttgatgatttagaaagaaaaaatttatcCTCTCTCCAGACAAGACAACCAAGACCAAAATTCGAATTAAGTGATGTGAAATCCTCCAAATCACTTGCCgaattatatgaaaatgattATAACGGTACATCTAATGAAACAGAGATAAGTGAAGAACTACAAAAAGCGCATGATGAAATTACAGAATTATTTACCAACTTAGATTACAAATTAACGGCACTTTCGTCAGCTCATTTCATTCCAAAGCCAGCGCAGAAGGCATTGGAAGTTAGAGTGGAGACAGCAGCCATATCGATGGAGGATGCCCAACCGCTCACAATGTCTAGCTCATCTACTTTAGCTCCACAAGAAGTTTATAAAGTTGGTAAATCaactaatgaaaatgaaatcagGCTAAATAATGGTACTATAATGTCTAGAGATGAATTGACTAGAGAAGATAAGAACAGATTACGTAGGGCTATGAAGAGAAAGAGATCAAAGAGACAAGCCTCGCAACCGGCAGCCAAGAAGAGTAAGAAAGATAATGTCATCGAGACTTTATCCAAGGCTAAGAATATTACCGTTATTAACCAAAAAGGTGAAAAACATGATATCAAAGGTAATACACAAAGAAGTCCACGAAATCAAACTAGTGGTAACATAAAGTTATAG
- the NDAI0I02050 gene encoding uncharacterized protein (ancestral locus Anc_5.223) yields the protein MKLILVDPSRHGKGKDKTKVKHNKIRSQENGISKKLHHLPMRSHQTREPPLIFYKFNPNNHSNGFGQDTYLTGTLITRSARTVPGAVDGTNQADNLSYSPLKSKFDSRCLVIKTDPLYNNSNRDLVSSVKRLGTSCNNKISKLTFINNTLTHDLNENRTFGFSDKYIPLSDVKKANDLEKMVPIDTNSLVNIVLQSIERLSAKTKAEDNESNTGIVSANPDLLKTGIDNTLPFMTRTFSSDVKLKPRKVLQEQIGTRGYSKFKLRIKDNADNHNDTLSH from the coding sequence atgaaattgatactTGTCGATCCAAGCAGGCATGGAAAAGGTAAAGATAAAACTAAAGTCaaacataataaaattCGATCGCAAGAAAATGGAATAAGCAAGAAATTACACCATCTCCCGATGAGATCTCACCAGACTCGAGAGCCACCtcttatattttataaatttaatCCCAATAATCATTCAAACGGATTTGGACAAGATACTTACCTAACTGGCACTTTAATTACAAGATCAGCAAGAACAGTACCGGGGGCTGTTGACGGTACAAACCAAGCAGATAATCTTTCATATTCGCCATTAAAATCCAAATTCGACAGCCGGTGCTTGGTTATCAAGACAGATCCTCTctataataattcaaatagAGACTTAGTATCCAGTGTTAAGAGACTAGGTACCTCGTGcaacaataaaatatcaaaattaacATTCATAAATAACACTTTAACACATGATCTAAACGAGAACCGAACATTCGGGTTTTCCGATAAATATATACCTCTATCTGACGTGAAGAAGGCGAACGACCTAGAAAAGATGGTGCCTATTGATACTAATAGTTTGGTAAATATTGTTCTTCAAAGTATAGAGCGGTTATCTGCGAAAACGAAGGCCGAAGATAACGAGAGCAATACTGGCATCGTATCTGCCAATCCTGATCTACTCAAAACTGGTATAGATAATACTCTCCCATTTATGACACGAACTTTCAGTTCCGATGTGAAATTAAAACCAAGAAAAGTAttacaagaacaaattgGAACAAGAGGTTATTCGAAGTTCAAACTCCGGATTAAAGACAATGCTGATAACCATAATGATACATTGAGCCATTGA
- the MRX12 gene encoding Mrx12p (similar to Saccharomyces cerevisiae YJR003C; ancestral locus Anc_5.224): METGFKRSSPSVEIIIKFACVRNKRKIHSMLLFKRAFSVSRRAFSANKKDFTIVSKQILNDPCFDIIRKDLTLSLPSIPKDPYTLSSDLNNLLKASKKLPPSHHSAIHNKLIEELAKYEFGIATIHSKFLETLGKPLTTEAFIEIIKNNPGRVNSSWELFTKYLDQFTELQDDILLCVLEKMVHFDAVDLADGKLDMTVEDICKSLILVEMISKKRLIPENIAITLVKNMLKQKVSFQLPSIIGLCKTPIFDLIEDLTELTSRQVYDVYKALPFDVVATNKEFLQKAVAIIGENLQIVLTEEEKENATSFKKIMEGLRLEYPKLNGSNPDYEILTAPIDTKTDFIDTLNELARTNLDTTDIHLAKNILRSIGVFRGDMTSFFQFYRLYISKFPDHSSDLTFETFLALSYQSYKTSNTTLAEYAEAFIGNCTEPDLHAKMLIVLILTKSKFNIDDSLDIYNKNIQSLSKEKNEAANLSSSDLVTESLILAYLSKQDVDFARVIFDGAVGEKVVEGLTAVRRIKNILSEYGEAVTKEDFESVMEDKILKVMQDI; the protein is encoded by the coding sequence ATGGAAACTGGCTTCAAGAGATCATCGCCATCAGTGGAGATTATAATTAAATTTGCTTGCgtaagaaacaaaagaaagataCACTCAATGTTACTTTTCAAAAGAGCGTTCTCTGTTTCTAGAAGGGCTTTTAGTGcaaacaaaaaagattTTACTATAGTCTCTAAACAGATATTGAATGATCCTTGTTTCGACATTATAAGGAAAGACCTAACATTATCTTTACCATCCATACCGAAAGATCCTTATACATTATCGTCTGATCtcaataatttattgaaagcATCAAAAAAACTTCCACCTTCACATCATTCTGCCATCCATAATAAACTGATCGAAGAATTGGctaaatatgaatttgGTATAGCAACAATTCACTCGAAGTTTCTCGAGACTCTGGGTAAACCGCTAACAACAGAAGCTTTCatagaaattattaaaaacaATCCAGGTAGGGTGAACAGCTCTTGGGaattatttacaaaatacCTCGATCAATTCACCGAATTACAAGATGATATACTTCTTTGTGTTTTAGAAAAAATGGTTCATTTTGATGCCGTTGATTTAGCTGATGGCAAGCTAGATATGACTGTCGAGGATATATGTAAGAGTTTAATTCTGGTGGAAATGATTTCGAAGAAACGACTGATCCCGGAAAATATTGCTATAACATTGGTCAAGAATATGTTGAAGCAGAAAGTTTCCTTTCAATTGCCATCAATCATAGGACTTTGCAAGACCCCTATATTTGATCTCATCGAAGATTTAACGGAATTGACTTCACGTCAAGTATATGACGTTTACAAAGCTCTCCCATTTGATGTTGTAGCTacaaataaagaatttcttcaaaaagCTGTTGCAATCATTGGAGAAAATTTACAAATAGTATTAACAGAAGAGGAAAAAGAGAATGCGACAAGCTTTAAAAAGATAATGGAAGGACTACGGCTCGAATATCCTAAATTGAATGGTTCGAATCCCGACTATGAGATCCTGACAGCTCCTATTGATACCAAAACTGATTTCATAGATACTTTGAATGAACTTGCTCGTACTAATTTAGATACGACCGACATACATTTAGcgaagaatatattaagaTCAATTGGGGTGTTTAGGGGCGATATGACTTCCTTTTTCCAGTTTTATCGTTTATATATTTCGAAATTCCCAGATCACTCTTCTGACCTAACTTTCGAAACATTCTTGGCTTTATCATACCAAAGTTATAAAACTTCAAACACTACTTTAGCAGAATACGCAGAGGCATTTATTGGGAATTGTACTGAACCGGATTTACATGCTAAAATGCTAATAGTATTGATATTGACAAAATCCAAATTCAATATCGATGACTCTCTTGATATTTATAACAAGAACATTCAATCACTCAGTaaagagaaaaatgaaGCCGCGAATCTATCAAGCAGTGACCTCGTTACAGAATCATTGATCTTAGCTTACCTATCCAAGCAAGATGTTGATTTTGCTAGAGTAATTTTCGATGGTGCAGTCGGAGAGAAAGTCGTCGAAGGTCTCACAGCTGTACGTAGgattaaaaatatactatCAGAATATGGTGAAGCCGTTACCAAAGAAGATTTTGAGAGCGTAATGGAagataaaattttaaaagtaATGCAAgatatttga
- the APL1 gene encoding Apl1p (similar to Saccharomyces cerevisiae APL1 (YJR005W); ancestral locus Anc_5.229) has protein sequence MSDQRVFARYRANEIRLDLQNVDIKKFKSGTTKKKNALRKIIVNLTLGNYNEMIDLLPEILKFWQIEDDLEVRRICHEYTRSVGSMKPKLTDEILPFVLKDLRSKNENLQIMALRTLIFVPSPPFTSEAFKFLMSLINHRSDSIELTRTAIYSLVQMDDFDHARISGLLEILLDIVSQSSEEPTIQIAALNTIYAIHEKHQDMKPLGISIDTCFNLLSLLPNLNEWDKGLLLEALPASVVPQTHDDVFDMIDIVLPQLQHVNMLVVLNTLKFIVYLLNYVDRINETLVKRLSSSIVALLNKPPELEFLLLRNVILLLLSRQTPLLEFDVSYFFVEYYDPIYIKDTKLECLYLLANSENLPQILDELEQYATDIDIQMSRKAIRAIGNLAVKLDDNAATECVHILLHLLEFGVDYVVQEIISVLRNILRKYPNKFKSNIREIVEYTDSVQEPESKNAMLWIITQYSDILPNYMSIFQNLTSSLLEEPLEVQFSILNSSVKFFARSPSAETKNQCMGIIQLCINEIDNPDLRNRALMYDRLIAVSGNIGVTNPGISILQTIVDGKLPVIELNSKLDPMVLEELELNMSSITSVYLKPTSQIFRGNRTKLLPQSPILVTDREALKITNYKGLKNKGDSSTKGMPKRTATMSDYDKPAEKVNQLKGKRKSTLNGPSKLARKPSMLMRRLSMKNPF, from the coding sequence ATGTCTGACCAAAGAGTTTTCGCAAGATATAGAGCAAATGAGATCAGGTTGGATCTACAAAATGTTGacataaaaaaattcaaatcagGCACCaccaagaaaaagaatgcCTTAAGAAAAATCATAGTAAATTTGACCTTAGGAAACTATAACGAAATGATAGATTTACTTCCAGAAATCCTTAAATTTTGGCAAATTGAAGACGATCTTGAAGTCAGGAGAATTTGCCACGAATATACTAGATCGGTCGGGTCGATGAAACCAAAATTAACTGATGAAATTTTGCCATTCGTATTGAAGGACTTACGAagtaaaaatgaaaacttACAAATCATGGCCTTGAGGACATTGATCTTTGTACCTTCTCCGCCCTTCACTAGCGAAGCATTTAAATTTCTAATGTCATTAATAAATCACCGTTCAGATTCCATAGAATTGACAAGAACTGCTATATATTCTTTGGTTCAAATGGATGATTTTGATCATGCGAGAATTAGCGGATTATTGGAGATTTTATTAGATATTGTATCACAATCATCAGAAGAACCAACTATCCAAATAGCTGCCTTAAACACTATATATGCAATTCATGAAAAACACCAAGATATGAAACCATTGGGTATATCGATTGATACATGTTTTAACCTTCTTAGTCTGTTGccaaatttgaatgaatGGGATAAAGGGTTACTACTAGAAGCTTTGCCAGCTTCCGTAGTACCACAGACCCATGATGATGTCTTTGATATGATTGACATTGTTTTGCCCCAACTTCAACATGTGAATATGCTTGTCGTACTAAATACGTTGAAATTTATCGTTTACCTTTTAAATTATGTCGACAGGATCAATGAAACATTGGTAAAAAGATTATCAAGTTCCATTGTTGCTTTACTAAACAAGCCTCCCGAATTGGAATTCCTTCTTTTAAGGAATGTCATATTACTTTTATTAAGTAGACAAACGCCTTTATTAGAATTCGATGTGTCCTATTTCTTTGTGGAATATTATGATCCGATTTATATAAAGGATACAAAGTTAGAGTGCTTGTATTTACTTGCAAATAGTGAGAACTTGCCTCAAATCTTAGATGAATTGGAACAATATGCTACTGATATCGATATCCAAATGTCACGTAAAGCAATTCGCGCCATAGGGAATTTGGCAGTTAAGCTAGATGATAATGCAGCAACTGAGTGTGTTCATATTTTGCTCCATTTGTTGGAGTTTGGGGTCGATTATGTTgttcaagaaataatttcagTCCTCAGAAACATTCTTCGGAAATATCCCAATAAATTCAAGTCTAACATCAGGGAAATAGTTGAGTATACAGATTCGGTCCAAGAGCCTGAATCAAAAAATGCAATGTTATGGATAATAACCCAATATTCAGATATCCTTCCAAATTACATGTCAATTTTCCAGAACTTAACCTCATCGTTGCTTGAAGAGCCTCTCGAGGTTCAATTTTCAATCTTAAATTCTAGCGTTAAATTCTTTGCCAGAAGTCCTTCAGCCGAAACAAAAAACCAATGTATGGGCATAATACAGTTGTGTATTAATGAAATCGACAATCCGGACCTACGTAACAGAGCGCTCATGTATGATAGATTGATAGCAGTATCAGGGAACATTGGTGTAACCAATCCTGGCATTAGTATATTGCAAACTATTGTCGACGGGAAGCTTCCTGTTATAGAACTAAACTCTAAATTGGATCCCATGGTTTTAGAGGAATTAGAACTGAATATGAGCTCAATCACTTCTGTTTACTTAAAACCAACCTCGCAGATATTTAGAGGCAATAGAACAAAATTGTTACCACAAAGCCCTATCCTGGTAACTGATAGGGAAGCcttaaaaataacaaaCTATAAAGGActtaaaaataaaggaGACAGCTCAACAAAAGGGATGCCCAAAAGAACGGCAACTATGAGTGATTACGATAAACCAGCTGAAAAAGTCAATCAGTTGAAAgggaaaagaaaatcaacACTCAATGGCCCTTCAAAGCTTGCAAGAAAACCATCTATGCTTATGAGAAGGCTTTCCATGAAAAATCCATTTTAA
- the YEH2 gene encoding sterol esterase (similar to Saccharomyces cerevisiae YEH1 (YLL012W) and YEH2 (YLR020C); ancestral locus Anc_5.200) produces the protein MSFIVQCLQGIVSAIILNIFMTVLFILSLWHNYVTVHIKKRVDPRDTRSSKTSINEPKNKAYKSSKYSKQRKPSVSSVSSETPLDSENERMSNIEYDHTITSLASAPHPTLIEGANQTSNPFPDILLAEDHKLVADLSYYYNQYDIEIETFEVETDDGFIIDLWHLKSSKQQERDISRRPILMLHGLLQSSGAFASGGRKSLAYFLHESGFDIWLGNNRCGLKAKWNMEKVGTPAKKWDWDLNEMVKYDLKALIEKTLSETNFEKLTLISHSQGTTQGFMGLINGEELYDKDFKLIDKLDNYIALAPAIYPGPLLDEKGFVRFMAMGIDSPWVFGTKSFIPLMMTMRSIMLGTKLYSFLSYIMFNYLFDWNDILWDRPLRNRHFLFSPVHISVKLMEWWLSPKPSKTSFKNGAGRMFPDNKVWFPVADSGTAAHGRSVENHLNMKRDTDVEYPYIMMFIPRQDRLVDGERLINHFIHNEKHSLFKIWYIDEYSHLDVLWAHDVIERIGKPIVENLRFPQQTI, from the coding sequence ATGTCTTTTATCGTGCAATGTCTACAAGGCATAGTCTCGGCGATAATATTGAACATCTTTATGACGGTTTTGTTCATCTTATCATTATGGCACAATTATGTTACTGTGCATATAAAAAAACGTGTTGACCCAAGAGATACCAGAAGTTCTAAAACAAGTATCAACGAACCGAAGAATAAAGCATATAAATCCTCGAAGTACAGTAAACAAAGGAAGCCATCTGTCTCATCTGTGTCATCTGAAACTCCATTGGATTCAGAGAATGAACGAATGAGTAATATTGAGTACGACCATACAATAACATCACTTGCATCCGCACCACACCCGACTTTAATCGAAGGGGCTAATCAAACAAGCAACCCTTTTCCTGACATTTTACTTGCAGAAGACCATAAATTAGTGGCAGATCtgagttattattataaccAATATGACATTGAGATAGAAACTTTTGAAGTAGAGACGGATGatggatttattattgactTATGGCATTTGAAGTCATCCAAACAACAAGAGAGAGACATATCTCGTCGTCCTATCTTAATGCTGCATGGGCTTTTGCAAAGCAGTGGAGCATTTGCATCCGGTGGTAGAAAATCGTTGGCATATTTTTTACACGAATCTGGATTCGATATCTGGTTAGGAAATAATCGCTGTGGATTAAAAGCTAAATGGAATATGGAGAAGGTTGGCACCCCAGCTAAGAAATGGGATTGggatttgaatgaaatgGTAAAGTATGATTTAAAAGCATTAATAGAAAAAACGTTATCAGAGACTAATTTCGAAAAGTTAACCCTCATATCTCACTCACAAGGGACTACTCAAGGATTTATGGGATTAATAAATGGAGAAGAACTGTATGATAAGgatttcaaattaatcGACAAACTAGATAACTATATCGCTTTAGCACCGGCTATATATCCGGGCCCTCTATTGGACGAGAAAGGATTTGTACGATTTATGGCAATGGGTATAGATAGTCCCTGGGTTTTTGGAACTAAATCATTTATCCCTCTAATGATGACAATGAGGTCAATCATGCTTGGTACTAAACTATACTCTTTCCTTTCATATATCATGTTCAATTACCTGTTTGACTGGAACGATATCCTATGGGATAGGCCGTTAAGAAATCGACATTTCTTGTTCTCTCCAGTTCATATATCAGTCAAACTGATGGAATGGTGGCTGAGTCCAAAGCCTAGTAAAACTAGTTTCAAAAATGGGGCTGGAAGGATGTTTCCAGATAACAAAGTATGGTTTCCTGTTGCTGATTCTGGTACAGCAGCTCACGGTAGATCCGTCGAGAACCATTTGAATATGAAGAGAGACACTGATGTAGAATACCCTTATATCATGATGTTCATCCCAAGACAGGATAGACTGGTCGATGGGGAAAGATTAATTAACCACTTTATCCATAATGAAAAGCACTCcttattcaaaatatggTACATTGACGAATACTCTCATTTAGACGTCCTTTGGGCTCATGATGTTATTGAAAGGATTGGAAAACCTATCGTAGAAAATCTACGTTTTCCTCAACAAACAATATAG
- the IRC25 gene encoding Irc25p (similar to Saccharomyces cerevisiae YLR021W; ancestral locus Anc_5.199), protein MAFYKLTKQFDENLLQGQELTITAAHFRNQTIVQIRLEGQIDSTYEVTLEGISSLEHSLTRPLAGRQFLNENQGGVDVDEDIDSSHFIRDNLSDYKVVTKLGDPDDTQLTVISSQIAELYNSVIIPKFQPSHEMDNNGKFLISISSKIWKGDGSAAFQKLVFILQSIKEMYL, encoded by the coding sequence ATGGCATTTTACAAATTAACGAAACAGTTCGATGAGAATCTGCTCCAAGGGCAGGAATTGACGATCACCGCAGCCCATTTCAGAAATCAAACAATAGTTCAGATCCGCCTAGAAGGTCAGATCGATTCTACGTATGAGGTAACATTGGAAGGTATAAGTTCCTTGGAACATAGTCTCACTCGTCCCCTTGCAGGCCGACAATTTCTAAATGAAAACCAAGGCGGTGTAGATGTAGATGAAGATATCGACTCAAGCCACTTTATAAGGGACAACTTATCAGATTACAAGGTTGTTACAAAATTAGGGGATCCAGATGACACACAGTTGACAGTTATCTCTTCGCAGATTGCAGAGTTATACAATAGCGTAATTATACCCAAATTTCAACCTTCACATGAGATGGATAACAATGGTAAATTTCTCATATCGATTAGCAGCAAAATTTGGAAGGGTGACGGATCAGCAGCTTTTCAGAAGTTAGTGTTCATCTTACAAAGTATTAAAGAGATGTATCTATAA
- the SDO1 gene encoding guanine nucleotide exchange factor SDO1 (similar to Saccharomyces cerevisiae SDO1 (YLR022C); ancestral locus Anc_5.198): MPINQPSGQIKLTNVSLVKLKKERKRFEIACYQNKVQDYRKGVEKDLDEVLQIHQVFMNVSKGLVASKEDLQKCFGTTDIDAVIKEIMIKGEIQLSEKERQLMLNKINNEMLTIISAKCVNPVSKKRYPPTMIHKALNELKFSPVVNKPAKLQALEAIKLLVNKQIIPISRAKMKVKIILKDTNHDSELKEKLNKIVLQGPTNKLEPAEVTETSTILGLIDPVSYRELVTLAKEKSFSLQVIDMAVIDDSH; the protein is encoded by the coding sequence ATGCCGATTAATCAACCGTCAGGTCAAATTAAGCTAACTAATGTCTCATTagttaaattgaaaaaagaaagaaagagatTCGAGATTGCATGTTACCAAAACAAAGTTCAAGATTATCGAAAGGGTGTGGAAAAGGATCTTGATGAAGTTCTACAAATCCATCAAGTTTTCATGAATGTTTCCAAAGGATTAGTGGCATCTAAAgaagatttacaaaaatgtTTTGGTACAACGGATATAGATGCTGTAATCAAAGAGATTATGATCAAAGGAGAAATTCAATTATCTGAGAAGGAAAGACAATTGATGCTcaataaaatcaataatgaaatgttAACCATTATTAGCGCAAAGTGTGTGAATCCGGTATCTAAGAAAAGATATCCTCCTACGATGATCCATAAAGcattgaatgaattgaaatttagCCCTGTAGTAAATAAACCAGCTAAATTACAAGCATTAGAAGCCATCAAACTACTGGTTAATAAACAAATCATCCCAATTAGTAGAGCAAAAATGAAGGTGAAAATCATCTTAAAAGATACCAACCATGATTCTGAGTTGAAAGAAAAGCTAAACAAAATTGTTTTACAAGGACCAACTAATAAATTAGAACCAGCAGAAGTTACAGAAACTTCAACAATACTAGGTCTGATTGATCCGGTTAGCTATAGAGAATTAGTAACCCTAGCTAAGGAGAAATCGTTTTCTTTGCAAGTTATTGATATGGCAGTTATTGACGATTCTCACTAA
- the COX16 gene encoding Cox16p (similar to Saccharomyces cerevisiae COX16 (YJL003W); ancestral locus Anc_5.212), translating to MESPNVCGRKLFEFKTWRTKYQVPTLHKQTTLRASTLRSQKQASYKPKKLYKSEMFMDNKKFRSRKQQLLYDMSLAGKYQRLLKKNPFLYFGLPFCSMIVLGSYWLQDFTALKYEQADRKVQEINEEDIVKMKNNQHKFDMKEEYYRLQGLQEEDWEPVRVPRIDGESDNVW from the coding sequence ATGGAGTCTCCGAACGTATGTGGAAGGAAACTGTTTGAGTTCAAGACATGGAGGACTAAATATCAAGTACCAACTCTTCATAAACAAACTACTTTAAGGGCTTCGACATTACGTTCACAAAAACAAGCATCTTACAAACCAAAGAAACTATACAAATCCGAAATGTTCATGGACAATAAAAAGTTTAGGTCCAGGAAGCAACAACTTCTTTATGATATGTCTCTAGCAGGAAAATACCAaagattattgaaaaagaatcCTTTTTTATACTTTGGGTTACCCTTCTGTAGTATGATTGTTTTGGGTTCCTATTGGCTTCAAGATTTTACCGCACTGAAATATGAACAAGCTGATAGGAAAGTGcaagaaataaatgaagaagatatagtcaagatgaaaaataatcaacaTAAATTCGACATGAAGGAAGAATACTATCGTCTTCAAGGGTTACAAGAAGAGGACTGGGAACCTGTGCGTGTTCCTCGTATTGATGGTGAGTCCGATAATGTCTGGTGA